TCAGGCGCAGGTTGCCGATATTCGGAGCAAGGTTGTTATACCGGTCGAATCCAAGATTGCCGTACACAAATACCCGCACGTTGAAGTTGCCGTAGGAGAAGTCGTTGCCGAGTCCAACGGACCACTTGGGTATGCCGTTGCCGATCTTGACCACATCGTCACTGTCGAGAATGCCATCGCCGTTCTGATCCACAAAAATCAGGTTACCCGGATTGGCATTGGGCATATGATCGGGTATCTCCTCTTCACTGGTGATGATCCCAGCCGTTTCCCATCCATAGATGGCACCGAAAGGATCCCTTTCGCCAACATAGGATGGCAGAGGCACCTGGGGATTGCGCTCGCGCCAGTAACTCTCGTAGTAGGAGATGTTGAAATCGGTTGACCACTGGAACGAACGGTCCGACAGGTTCAGGGTGCGGAGTGTGAGCTCAATACCACGGCTTCGGGTAGAGCCCACATTGTCGGCAATCCTTCCAACCGGGTTGTTGAACGGCATGATATTGAAATCAAGCAGATCGCTGGCCGTTTTCTGATAGAGGTCGACGGCACCGCGCAAACGGTTGCGGAAGAATCCGAAATCAATACCCGCATTGATGGTGGTCACCGTCTCCCAGGCGAGATTCGGGTTCGCGATCTGGGTAAGTGTGACGCCATTCCTGTTCACATTTCCAATCATGTATGAGAACCCGGGGCCGTAGAGTTGCAGCGTGTTGCCGCTCAGCACGCTTTCGTTGCCGGCCTGACCGTAGCCCAGGCGGATCTTCAATTCCGAGATTTGGTCCACATCGCGCAGAAACGCCTCATCAGAGATGATCCACGCGGCGGATATCCCGGGGAAAATCCCCCACTTGTTGTCTTCGGCAAATACACTGGAACCGTCACGGCGGACAACACCGGAGAAGACATAACGGTCGTAGAGCGTGTAGTTCACGCGCATGAACTGGGAGAGCTTGGTCCGCTCGTTCCTCCAGGAAAACATTTCGGTACGCTCGCTGTCTTCGGCAATGGCAAGGTTATTCTCCCTAAAGGCGTCTGTGAAAAACCCGATACCAACTACACCAAACCCTTGTCCTTCAGCTCTGTAAAGACCGGATCCGGCAACAACATTAATCGCGCTGTTTTCCATCCGGCGGTTCCAGGTAAAGAAGCCCTCCACACTCATATTATCCCGGGTGGCTTCGGTTTTTTGCCCCATCCCTTCCGACAGTCTGGAGTGGTTGGAGGTTCTCGGCAGGTAGAAACTGCGGACGGTCTTTTCCGTGTCGTACTGCCCGCGTAATGTTCCCTGCAGATTCTCGTGGAACTGAACTTCGAGCTTTGGCGCAACAAAGATGTTGGTGGTCTGTGATTCATCCGTCATGTCAAAGAATGATACCGGATTCATGATGAGGCTGTTGTACGTCCTTGAATAGGCGCCGGACTCATCATAGACATCGAAAGTCGGAGCAAAACTCACCGCTGCCTGAATCATGTTCGAGCTGCCCGGACCGCCGATACTGGCTCCGGTAGCCGGATTATTGCCGTCAATGCGGCTGACGGTCGACCGGATATTCAGATCGACAAAACGGCTCAGCTGCTGGTCCACATTCAGCCGTCCCGCATATCGTGAAAAAGTGGAATTTTTCAGGATGGCCTCATTGTCCTGGAAATTGAACGAGCCGAAGACCCTGGTTTGGTCGGTTCCTCCGCTGATGGAGATGTTGTGTTCCTGAATCGTACCGTTTCGCATGAGGAGGTCGGGCCAGTTGGTGCCGATGCCGGCAGCGGCTATTTCACCCTGGGAGAAGAGCGGGCTGTAACCGGAACTGGCGGGATCGCCCGGACCATAAGGCTGCAGATTGTTCTCATACCGGTAAAACTCATGTGCCAGCCGATCCTGCTGCTCCATGAATTGCCGCTCGTTCAGCAGCGGGAGGTAATCGTGCGCCCGCTGGGTGGTCATGCTTCCGCGGTAGTTTACCTGGATGTCGCCGGCCTGTCCGCTTTTCGTGGTAATAAGTACTACCCCGTTGGCCGCTGCCGATCCGTAAATGGCCGCGGCGCTGGCGTCCTTCATCACGGTGATCGACTCGATATCCGAGGGATTGAGATAGCTGAGCGGGTCGCGGTCAATGCCCCCGTAAAAACCCAGAACTCCACCGGAATCACCTTCATCAAACAGGCTTGGCACTGTAGATGAGTACTCGGTAACCGGAACACCGTCAATTACATACAACGGCTGGTTGCTTCCGCCGGGAGAAATGGCTCCCCGAATGTTGACCGAAACGCCACCACCGGGCTGGGCTGACCTTGTCTGCATGTTCAGGCCCGGAGCCTGGCCCTGGAGCATCTGGTTGAAGGAAGTTCGTGCGACGGTATTCATCGTTTCCGTCTGGACCGACGTGATGGAGCCCGTCAACTCCCGCCTGCTCTGGGTTCCGTATCCGACCATAACCACCTCCTCGCCCATGATGGCGATGCGCTGCATGGTCACATTCAGCACTTCCTGCTCGTCAATGGGAACCTCCAGCCGTTCAAAACCGATGAACGAGAAGATCAGGGTGTCTGTGGCAGCGGGCGCGGTGAGTCTGAATTCACCCATGCCATCGGTGGTGGTTCCAATATTGGTTCCTTTCACGATAATATTCACACCCGGCGATTCCATGCCCGCGTCGTCGGTTACCGTTCCCCTGACCTGATGTTGGGAAAAGGCCTGACCCGCCAGCAGGACGATGATGACCAAACCGGATATCATGCTCTTAACCGTATCAATTCCAGCCATATTTTTACTCCTGGATTTAGTTACTGAATCATTTTATTGGTAATAGTTCAGGTGCTGCCGTTCATTGTTGCCTGTCACCGCACCCCGCCGCTTGCTTCACACCGCTGTGCCGGAAATACCGGGATCATGAGTCGCGCGAAATATCACCCTAAAAGCGCTTCCCGCTTATGCCAAACATGGTAGCGTTAACATTTTTTTACACAGGGATCATTTTTTGATTGTGAAGTGAATCTTATCCCGGCAGCGTTTATTTCCGAGACAACCTGGGCCGCAGTTCACTTGCCTGAGCAAATCAAACCGCAAATCAGTGAACATGCAACCATCAGCCGCTTTGCTCTACGGCCCTTCGCAACTCGCAGACCATTGCGTTATCGATAACATACACATGCAAAATTCGGGATCGATTATTACTGGTTCAGGTTGTCACTGCACGAACAGAAAACGGATACCACGCAACCGGTTGGAGACCGGATGCTTATTCCCCGTTCTGTACCCGTTCAAACAAACGCAAAACTGACACTGCGGATGTTAACGATATCACAACTCTAATCTTGGCAATCTGACATCGAATGTCAAGCATTTTTTGCAGGCCCGGGCAGAATCAGTATAACCAGCTACTCAACAGCAGGTTACACGCCATCAAAAGGTTCCGTTTTGCTTTTCGGTCTACTTTTCGTTCCGACATTCTCTATCTTCCCGGAAGAACAAACAGGAACCAGGCAATCTGAACAAATCCCATACCAAAACATCAAATGAATATCCTTGTCATCGGTGGTGCCGGATATATCGGCTCACATGTGGTTTATGAACTCAATGACGCCGGACACCGGGTCACCATCCTCGACAACTTCTCGACAGGGCTTCGGGAAAATCTTGATGCCAGGGCCACGCTGGTCGAAGGAGATATGCGGGATCACGCGCTGCTTGGCCGTCTGTTATCCGGTGAACCCGGCACAGAAAGTGAAAACAGCGATCGATTCGACTCCGTATTCCATTTTGCCGCGCTGAAAGCCGCCGGCGAATCGATGGAGAAACCGGAGCTCTACACCCGGGCCAACCTCATTGCCACCATGGAGCTGCTCAACATCATGCTCGAGCATGATGTGCGGAACTTTGTCTTCTCATCCTCCGCGGCCACCTATGGCAGTCCCGAGTACCTGCCGATCGACGAGGGCCATCCACAGAAACCCATCAACTATTACGGATACACCAAACTGGTGATCGAGCAAACCCTGGAGTGGTACAGCCGCCTGCGCGGGCTCCGCTACGCCGCGCTCCGCTATTTTAATGCGGCCGGTTACGATGTGAAGGGACGGATCCACGGCAAGGAGCAGAATCCGGCCAACCTGCTGCCAATTGTGATGGAAGTTGCTTCGGGTGACCGTACCGGAATGCAGGTGTTCGGTGACGACTACCCCACCCGTGACGGTACCTGCATCCGCGACTACATCCACGTAAACGACCTGGCCACCGCTCATGTGCTCTCCATGGAGTACCTCCAAAAACATGATCGGGATCTGCAGCTTAACCTGGCCACCGGCGAGGGATACACGGTTCTGGAGGTCATTAGGGAGGCGGAGAAAGTCAGTGGCAAGAAGATTCCGTTTGATATCGTCGGACGCAGGGACGGCGATCCGGCAGAACTGGTCGCCACATCCGACCATGCCGGAGCGGAAATCGACTGGAAAGCCATGCACTCCGCACTGCCGCAACTGGTTGAAAGTATGTGGAATGTATACAAGGAAGGAGATCTTTGATATGCTGAACAGGCAAGACCCGAATGAGCGTGTTTTCAACAAGCGCCGCCAGAAACTGGTAGAAGAGCTGGAATCCAGGGGAATCCGAAACCGACTGGTACTTGACGCATTCTCCAAGGTACCGCGGCACAAGTTTGTGGACAGCGCCTTCAGTAATCGCGCCTATGAGGACTCGGCCCTGCCGATCGAAATGGGACAAACCATTTCCCAGCCGTTTACCGTTGCAAAGCAGACCGAGCTGCTGGAACTGGAACCCGGCGACAAGGTTCTCGAAATCGGCACCGGATCCGGATATCAGGCGGCAATTCTCTGTGAAATGGGGATGGATGTGTACAGCGTCGAACGCCACAAAATTCTCTATGAGCGGTCGCGTGACCTGCTTCAGCAACTGGGTTACCGGGCCCAAATAAAATGCGGCGACGGTACCGTGGGATGGTCGGCGTATGCGCCATACCTCGGCATTGTCGTTACGGCTGGAGCCCCGGTGGTTCCCGAAGCCCTGAAGGGCCAGCTGGATCTGGACGGCAAACTGGTGGTTCCCGTGGGGAATGAGGAAAAGCAGGCGATGTACCGCATTACCCGTCACGGGGAGGACAACTTCGAGGAAGAGACGTTTTCCATGTTCAAGTTCGTCCCGCTGATCGGGAAACAGGGCTGGAACCGATAGCGTACAAGTCAGCGCACCCAAGTGAGTACTCCGGTCATTAAACGCATTTTCCGTCGCCGCAATATCCTGCCGGTTATCGGCATCTCTCTGTTTCTGGCGGCTCTCTGGATACTGCAGGGAGAAATCCAGCAATTCAGCTGGCAAACCTTCCGCAGCCATGTCGAACTGATACCTGTCTCGCGGCTGATGATGGCGGCGGCCGCGACGGTCACCGGGTATGTTATTCTGACCTTCTACGACAAACTGGCGCTTGTCAACCTGGGAATCCGGCTGCCGTGGCGCAAGCTGGCAAAGGCCTCTTTTCTGGGATTCGCGTTCAGCCACAACATCACCCCTTCGCTACTTGTGGGGGGAACCATGCGCTATCGAATCTATTCGGGGCTGGGCGTCAGCGGTTTCAATGTAACCAGGGTGGTCGGTTTTTGCGCGATGACCTTGTGGATCGGTTTCATGGCGTTGGGCGGCACAATCTTCACATTCACTTCCATTTCGCTGCCCGGGACCATCTCCTGGCCGCTTCCAAACCTGCAGGTGGTCGGGTGGATTTTTCTGGGTCTGACGCTGGCCTATCTGGTGCTTTGCCGTACCGTCCGGGCCACCATCGCTTTTCGTGGCAAACTCTTCTCGTTACCGGAACTGCCGGTGGCGATCGGTCAGATTGTAGTTTCCTCCGCCGACCTGATCGCCTCTTCGCTCATCCTCTACCTTTTGCTGCCACCGATTCCCGAACTCAGCTACCCGCTGTTTCTGGCCATCTATCTCCTGGGGTTCATGGGGGGCATCATCAGTCAGGTACCCGGCGGGCTCGGCGTGATCGAAACCATCCTG
The sequence above is drawn from the Balneolales bacterium ANBcel1 genome and encodes:
- the galE gene encoding UDP-glucose 4-epimerase GalE — translated: MNILVIGGAGYIGSHVVYELNDAGHRVTILDNFSTGLRENLDARATLVEGDMRDHALLGRLLSGEPGTESENSDRFDSVFHFAALKAAGESMEKPELYTRANLIATMELLNIMLEHDVRNFVFSSSAATYGSPEYLPIDEGHPQKPINYYGYTKLVIEQTLEWYSRLRGLRYAALRYFNAAGYDVKGRIHGKEQNPANLLPIVMEVASGDRTGMQVFGDDYPTRDGTCIRDYIHVNDLATAHVLSMEYLQKHDRDLQLNLATGEGYTVLEVIREAEKVSGKKIPFDIVGRRDGDPAELVATSDHAGAEIDWKAMHSALPQLVESMWNVYKEGDL
- a CDS encoding SusC/RagA family TonB-linked outer membrane protein, which translates into the protein MAGIDTVKSMISGLVIIVLLAGQAFSQHQVRGTVTDDAGMESPGVNIIVKGTNIGTTTDGMGEFRLTAPAATDTLIFSFIGFERLEVPIDEQEVLNVTMQRIAIMGEEVVMVGYGTQSRRELTGSITSVQTETMNTVARTSFNQMLQGQAPGLNMQTRSAQPGGGVSVNIRGAISPGGSNQPLYVIDGVPVTEYSSTVPSLFDEGDSGGVLGFYGGIDRDPLSYLNPSDIESITVMKDASAAAIYGSAAANGVVLITTKSGQAGDIQVNYRGSMTTQRAHDYLPLLNERQFMEQQDRLAHEFYRYENNLQPYGPGDPASSGYSPLFSQGEIAAAGIGTNWPDLLMRNGTIQEHNISISGGTDQTRVFGSFNFQDNEAILKNSTFSRYAGRLNVDQQLSRFVDLNIRSTVSRIDGNNPATGASIGGPGSSNMIQAAVSFAPTFDVYDESGAYSRTYNSLIMNPVSFFDMTDESQTTNIFVAPKLEVQFHENLQGTLRGQYDTEKTVRSFYLPRTSNHSRLSEGMGQKTEATRDNMSVEGFFTWNRRMENSAINVVAGSGLYRAEGQGFGVVGIGFFTDAFRENNLAIAEDSERTEMFSWRNERTKLSQFMRVNYTLYDRYVFSGVVRRDGSSVFAEDNKWGIFPGISAAWIISDEAFLRDVDQISELKIRLGYGQAGNESVLSGNTLQLYGPGFSYMIGNVNRNGVTLTQIANPNLAWETVTTINAGIDFGFFRNRLRGAVDLYQKTASDLLDFNIMPFNNPVGRIADNVGSTRSRGIELTLRTLNLSDRSFQWSTDFNISYYESYWRERNPQVPLPSYVGERDPFGAIYGWETAGIITSEEEIPDHMPNANPGNLIFVDQNGDGILDSDDVVKIGNGIPKWSVGLGNDFSYGNFNVRVFVYGNLGFDRYNNLAPNIGNLRLTGAPLNTTTLAKDVWSSDHPQGTRPGVAPNPYSGDNPEGTDFDLEDASFIRIGDISLGYSIPQRWLMATGLNMRSAEIFVNMQDLGVFTSYSGYDPELTEVNPYPKSYSLTMGVELRF
- a CDS encoding protein-L-isoaspartate(D-aspartate) O-methyltransferase, producing the protein MLNRQDPNERVFNKRRQKLVEELESRGIRNRLVLDAFSKVPRHKFVDSAFSNRAYEDSALPIEMGQTISQPFTVAKQTELLELEPGDKVLEIGTGSGYQAAILCEMGMDVYSVERHKILYERSRDLLQQLGYRAQIKCGDGTVGWSAYAPYLGIVVTAGAPVVPEALKGQLDLDGKLVVPVGNEEKQAMYRITRHGEDNFEEETFSMFKFVPLIGKQGWNR
- a CDS encoding lysylphosphatidylglycerol synthase domain-containing protein, whose product is MSTPVIKRIFRRRNILPVIGISLFLAALWILQGEIQQFSWQTFRSHVELIPVSRLMMAAAATVTGYVILTFYDKLALVNLGIRLPWRKLAKASFLGFAFSHNITPSLLVGGTMRYRIYSGLGVSGFNVTRVVGFCAMTLWIGFMALGGTIFTFTSISLPGTISWPLPNLQVVGWIFLGLTLAYLVLCRTVRATIAFRGKLFSLPELPVAIGQIVVSSADLIASSLILYLLLPPIPELSYPLFLAIYLLGFMGGIISQVPGGLGVIETILVLMLGSFIESGQILSAVLVFRLFYFIVPLLIAATVLGIHEVRQRRKANRAGRSS